Proteins encoded by one window of Vibrio algicola:
- a CDS encoding Abi family protein — MPLTPAKPFKQYDELINILTDRGMHIADTPRAIRKLTQVGYYRLSGFWYPARKIQRDDNQNPINCEFLNRPKRSNHFEPKTQFEQVVNLYLFDKQLRLVMLDGLERIEVYIRSVIAHELGRGKAKMPGSGDDIPDPLAWQDADYINGKFLTRKGNKRSLWSDWQNKHEKLIKRSREDCIVWHQRNDKEMPFWVVIEAWDFGTLSKYYGMLKDKYRQNICAKLGITDKKETDVLRAWLMEMNILRNRCAHHTRIWNQQSSKQLKLTSHAYFDDIRGDENTLSRLYGVMRVMWFLIEQIGPNSTWFKQLNHLIEEFPTVPGCPLSSLGLPNPH; from the coding sequence ATGCCTCTCACTCCAGCAAAACCATTTAAGCAATATGATGAATTAATCAACATTCTCACTGATAGAGGAATGCATATTGCTGATACCCCACGAGCTATTAGAAAATTAACCCAAGTAGGCTATTATCGTCTCAGTGGTTTTTGGTATCCCGCTCGTAAAATTCAACGTGATGATAATCAGAACCCTATCAACTGTGAGTTTTTAAATCGGCCAAAACGTTCTAATCACTTTGAACCTAAAACACAGTTTGAACAAGTTGTTAATCTGTATCTTTTTGATAAGCAACTTAGGCTAGTTATGCTCGATGGTTTAGAGCGAATTGAAGTGTATATTCGTTCTGTTATTGCCCATGAACTAGGAAGAGGAAAAGCGAAAATGCCGGGTTCAGGAGATGACATTCCGGATCCATTAGCATGGCAGGATGCCGATTACATCAATGGTAAATTTTTAACACGAAAAGGCAATAAAAGAAGTTTGTGGAGTGATTGGCAAAACAAACATGAAAAGCTCATTAAACGCAGCCGTGAAGATTGTATTGTTTGGCATCAAAGAAACGATAAAGAAATGCCATTTTGGGTTGTTATTGAAGCATGGGATTTTGGCACGTTATCGAAATATTACGGCATGCTGAAAGATAAATATCGCCAAAATATTTGTGCAAAATTAGGCATCACAGATAAGAAAGAAACAGACGTATTAAGAGCATGGTTAATGGAAATGAATATTTTACGAAACCGCTGTGCTCACCATACAAGGATCTGGAATCAACAATCCTCAAAACAGTTAAAATTAACCAGTCACGCATACTTTGATGATATTAGAGGTGACGAAAATACACTGTCGCGTCTTTATGGTGTCATGCGAGTCATGTGGTTTTTAATTGAACAGATCGGTCCTAATTCGACATGGTTCAAACAGCTGAATCATTTAATTGAAGAATTCCCAACCGTACCGGGTTGTCCGTTATCCTCTTTAGGCTTGCCAAACCCCCACTAA
- a CDS encoding N-6 DNA methylase, which yields MSISSAIKSIQDIMRKDAGVDGDAQRLGQMSWLLFLKVFDAQEEELELELDNYKAPIPEKYLWRNWAQDSQGITGDALLEFVNDDLFYNLKNFTAPVDLNPRGHVVKEAFSDAFNYMKNGTLLRQVINKLNEIDFTDSSERHLFGDIYEQILRDLQSAGNSGEFYTPRAVTRFIVNRLDPKLGETIMDPATGTGGFLACSFDHVKENYVNTAADHQTLQQQIHGVEKKQLPHLLCITNMMLHGIEVPVQIKHGNTLNKPLSSWDSNINVIATNPPFGGTEEDGIEKNFPSDMQTRETADLFLQLIIEVLDSGDETKAGGRAGVVLPDGTLFGEGVKTKIKKMLTEECNLHTIVRLPNGVFNPYTGIKTNILFFTKGTPTKDVWFYEHPYPEGVKNYNKTKPMKFEEFQAEIDWWGCEEDGFASRVETHQAWKVSIDDIIARNFNLDIKNPYQGEVVNHDPVALLAEYQTQQAEISELRNQLKDILGAALTSGSQSGEQA from the coding sequence ATGTCTATCAGTTCAGCGATTAAATCCATTCAAGATATTATGCGTAAAGATGCCGGTGTTGATGGCGATGCACAGCGTTTAGGGCAAATGTCTTGGTTACTTTTTCTTAAAGTATTTGATGCCCAAGAAGAAGAGTTAGAGCTAGAACTGGACAACTACAAAGCGCCAATTCCTGAAAAATATCTATGGCGCAATTGGGCGCAAGACTCACAAGGCATCACGGGCGATGCACTGCTTGAGTTTGTGAATGATGATCTGTTTTACAACCTGAAAAACTTTACCGCACCAGTGGATCTAAACCCACGCGGCCATGTGGTGAAAGAAGCCTTTAGCGATGCCTTTAACTACATGAAAAATGGCACGCTACTGCGCCAAGTGATCAACAAACTGAATGAAATTGACTTTACCGACTCAAGCGAACGTCACTTATTTGGTGATATTTACGAGCAAATTCTGCGTGATCTACAAAGTGCTGGTAATTCTGGCGAGTTTTATACTCCACGAGCCGTCACACGTTTTATCGTTAATCGTCTCGATCCAAAACTGGGCGAAACCATTATGGATCCAGCAACCGGCACGGGCGGTTTTTTAGCTTGTTCGTTTGACCATGTGAAAGAGAATTACGTTAACACCGCCGCCGATCACCAAACGTTGCAACAGCAAATTCATGGTGTTGAGAAAAAACAGCTGCCGCATTTATTGTGTATCACCAACATGATGCTGCATGGCATTGAAGTGCCAGTGCAAATCAAACATGGCAACACGCTCAATAAGCCGCTTTCAAGTTGGGACAGCAACATTAACGTGATTGCGACCAATCCGCCATTTGGTGGCACCGAAGAAGACGGCATTGAAAAGAACTTCCCAAGTGATATGCAAACCCGTGAAACCGCCGATTTATTCCTACAATTAATTATTGAGGTGTTGGATTCGGGCGATGAGACAAAAGCTGGCGGTCGTGCAGGGGTGGTATTGCCAGACGGCACCTTATTTGGCGAAGGCGTGAAAACCAAAATCAAAAAAATGCTTACTGAGGAATGCAACCTACACACTATCGTTCGCCTGCCTAATGGGGTGTTTAACCCTTACACTGGCATTAAAACCAACATTCTATTTTTCACTAAAGGCACGCCGACCAAAGATGTGTGGTTTTACGAACACCCATATCCAGAAGGCGTGAAGAACTACAACAAAACCAAGCCAATGAAGTTTGAAGAATTTCAAGCGGAAATCGATTGGTGGGGCTGTGAAGAAGATGGGTTTGCCAGCCGTGTCGAAACCCATCAAGCTTGGAAAGTGTCAATTGATGACATTATTGCACGCAACTTCAACCTAGACATTAAAAACCCGTATCAAGGCGAAGTGGTCAATCATGATCCTGTTGCATTACTGGCAGAGTACCAAACCCAACAAGCTGAGATTAGCGAATTACGCAACCAGTTAAAAGATATTTTAGGTGCAGCTCTTACATCCGGATCTCAATCAGGAGAGCAAGCTTAA
- a CDS encoding restriction endonuclease subunit S: MSNEHSREHNVESLITEHIDIWTSTIKSKSASGRGSSKKIDLYGIKKLRELILELAVRGKLVPQDPSDEPAEVLLERIAIEKAQLVKDKKIKKPKALPEISEEEKPFELPNGWEWSRLGNTGFGSTGKTPNTKKVEYFKGNIPFIGPGQITLNGQILESEKFLSAEGLKNSTECVLGDILMVCIGGSIGKAAIAKQTMGFNQQINAIRALKIRSEYLYLAVSTITFYEELLDISTGSATPIINRGKWEELLVPIPPLQEQHRIVAKVDELMILCDQLESQTEKQLSAHQQLVETLLATLVASENAAELNQNWKRLAAYFDLLFTTEVSIDQLKQTILQLAVMGKLVPQNPNDEPASKLLERIKAEKEQLIKDKIYQKTSKLKPINTDIQYPSNWVSVQTGQVCPSIVPNRDRPKSFTGNIPWVTLPAFPTQGFYLDNTNVELALTALEVQQYSARLIPEKSVLMSCVGRFGLTAINTTSVTSNQQVHAFIVLNGLLPEYLSMVIKVEGKFLENVATSTTIAYLNKTNCESIQFGLPPTEEQHRIVSKADALMAICDQLKTKLSESQQTQLHLTDAIVEQAV; this comes from the coding sequence ATGTCAAATGAACACTCAAGAGAACATAATGTTGAATCCCTTATTACAGAACATATAGATATCTGGACATCGACGATTAAAAGCAAATCCGCTTCTGGTCGCGGTTCAAGCAAGAAGATTGATTTATACGGTATTAAAAAACTTCGTGAGCTGATTTTAGAACTAGCGGTACGTGGCAAATTAGTGCCGCAAGATCCCAGTGATGAACCTGCTGAGGTTTTGCTTGAGCGCATTGCGATCGAGAAAGCGCAATTGGTGAAAGATAAGAAAATCAAAAAGCCCAAAGCCTTGCCAGAGATCAGTGAGGAAGAAAAGCCATTTGAACTGCCGAATGGGTGGGAGTGGAGTCGGCTGGGGAATACAGGATTTGGTTCTACGGGTAAAACACCAAACACTAAGAAAGTCGAATATTTTAAGGGTAACATACCTTTTATTGGGCCGGGACAAATCACACTGAATGGACAAATATTAGAATCAGAAAAGTTTCTAAGTGCAGAAGGATTAAAAAATAGCACTGAGTGTGTTCTGGGTGATATTTTGATGGTTTGTATTGGAGGTTCGATTGGAAAAGCAGCTATAGCAAAGCAAACAATGGGATTCAATCAACAAATCAATGCAATTAGAGCTCTTAAAATAAGATCTGAGTATCTGTATTTAGCAGTATCAACTATTACTTTTTATGAAGAACTTTTAGATATTTCTACAGGTTCAGCAACTCCCATCATTAATAGAGGTAAGTGGGAAGAATTGTTAGTTCCAATTCCACCACTCCAAGAACAACACCGCATAGTAGCCAAAGTCGATGAACTGATGATCTTGTGTGATCAGCTTGAAAGCCAAACTGAAAAACAACTCAGCGCTCATCAACAATTGGTGGAAACCTTATTAGCCACGTTAGTTGCAAGCGAAAACGCAGCCGAACTCAATCAAAACTGGAAACGCTTAGCGGCGTATTTTGATCTACTGTTCACCACTGAAGTCAGCATTGACCAACTCAAACAAACCATCTTACAACTGGCGGTCATGGGGAAACTTGTCCCACAAAACCCAAACGACGAACCAGCTAGCAAACTGCTAGAGCGCATCAAAGCCGAAAAAGAGCAGTTAATTAAAGATAAAATTTATCAGAAAACTTCAAAGTTGAAGCCTATAAATACAGATATTCAGTACCCTAGTAATTGGGTTTCTGTGCAAACTGGTCAAGTGTGTCCGTCAATAGTACCTAATCGAGATAGACCAAAATCTTTCACTGGGAATATACCTTGGGTGACATTACCAGCCTTTCCAACACAAGGTTTTTATCTAGATAATACTAATGTTGAGTTGGCTTTGACTGCTTTAGAAGTTCAGCAGTATTCAGCTCGTTTAATACCTGAAAAAAGTGTACTGATGAGCTGCGTTGGAAGATTTGGACTGACCGCAATCAATACAACCTCTGTTACTTCAAACCAACAAGTTCATGCATTTATAGTTTTAAATGGATTGTTACCGGAATATTTAAGTATGGTAATTAAAGTGGAAGGTAAATTTTTAGAAAATGTGGCTACATCTACAACTATCGCATATTTAAACAAGACAAATTGTGAAAGCATTCAATTTGGCTTGCCACCAACAGAAGAACAACACCGGATCGTATCCAAAGCCGATGCACTCATGGCAATCTGTGACCAACTCAAAACCAAACTCAGTGAGTCCCAACAAACCCAACTGCATTTAACCGATGCGATTGTTGAGCAGGCGGTGTAA
- a CDS encoding TniQ family protein, with amino-acid sequence MEFKFTHYPDETLESFLLRLSQYQGYERFAHFAEDLWHETLEQHEAMAGAFPFELSRVNLYHAQTSSQMRVRVFMHLAKKFELPQFNIMNTPLSHSKAIFSPNYKAVFRNNIDYPFSFLRKRFTPVCSQCLAQSPHIRQQWQFIPHQACHIHHIKLLHHCPECKTRLEYQSTESITQCDCGYDLTMAIPEQAGVSQVQVARWLMGEVVDDAGLMASSISISERYGFLLWYVNRYGELEGINMESFVHYCESWPKGLQQDLNATFNKADMVRVRPWNKTFFHEVFGTLLKDCRQLPNRRINHNPVLMAVLDGLTQLIANNPRNKQANIGDVLLSPLEASTLLSCTTDEIYRLYEFGELKAAVRLKLHSKLASQQSAFTLRSIIEMKLARMCSSSDGMNVYLPDW; translated from the coding sequence ATGGAATTCAAATTTACCCACTACCCAGATGAAACGCTCGAAAGCTTTTTACTTCGGCTTAGCCAGTATCAAGGTTACGAGCGTTTTGCGCATTTCGCAGAAGACCTTTGGCACGAGACGCTTGAGCAACACGAGGCAATGGCCGGTGCCTTTCCCTTTGAGCTAAGCCGTGTGAATTTGTATCACGCACAAACAAGCAGTCAAATGCGAGTGCGTGTGTTTATGCATCTTGCTAAGAAGTTCGAGTTACCCCAGTTCAATATCATGAATACGCCGCTTTCTCACTCTAAAGCTATCTTCTCGCCAAATTACAAGGCCGTATTTCGTAATAATATTGATTATCCTTTTTCCTTTCTTAGAAAGCGTTTCACGCCAGTTTGTTCGCAATGTTTAGCGCAATCCCCTCATATACGTCAGCAATGGCAGTTTATTCCCCATCAAGCTTGTCACATTCATCATATCAAGCTGCTTCATCATTGCCCTGAATGCAAAACTCGCCTTGAATACCAAAGTACAGAAAGCATCACTCAATGTGATTGTGGTTATGATTTAACAATGGCAATACCGGAGCAAGCAGGTGTGTCACAAGTGCAGGTTGCTCGTTGGCTAATGGGAGAAGTGGTTGATGATGCAGGGTTAATGGCATCAAGTATTAGTATTTCAGAGCGATACGGTTTTTTACTTTGGTATGTTAATCGTTATGGTGAGCTTGAAGGTATCAATATGGAAAGCTTTGTTCACTATTGTGAAAGCTGGCCGAAGGGTTTACAACAAGATCTCAATGCAACGTTTAATAAAGCCGATATGGTGCGCGTTCGTCCTTGGAATAAAACCTTTTTTCATGAAGTTTTTGGAACTTTACTTAAAGATTGTCGGCAACTACCAAACCGGCGAATAAATCATAATCCAGTATTAATGGCCGTATTGGATGGATTAACACAATTGATAGCTAATAACCCTCGTAATAAGCAAGCCAATATTGGTGATGTGTTATTAAGCCCATTAGAAGCCTCTACACTGCTGTCATGTACAACCGATGAGATATATCGGTTGTACGAGTTTGGAGAGCTTAAAGCGGCGGTTAGGCTTAAATTGCACAGTAAATTAGCTTCGCAACAGTCGGCTTTTACCTTGCGAAGCATTATTGAGATGAAATTAGCCAGAATGTGCTCAAGCAGCGACGGCATGAATGTGTACTTACCGGATTGGTGA
- a CDS encoding type I-F CRISPR-associated protein Csy2, producing the protein MTKLSELIAIENLTDRQAALKKAFMPYSDLVEVDGNERDALRVLVNLSLTKPECKNWLDKERAKQYLSNPENISIGCDEVKWMHTHNLKFPDCRVAKQRLLAEPLICDESFISSTSVMSSLGWSHNSAVYKHTIWLLNEFMWQGNPTNILCFIAQQDEFWLKVLKSCGLKVAAFKALKNAIEKDLPTSTLPNRVDPFSKQVRFPWNNDYLSITPVVSHVMQVELERMSRQSGRTLKFTTMYFPNSPSIGNLCGSLGGNMKVLHYPIEVQASKKRTFSSSKNQTQCFFDDYQLTNAKFCKVLSHLCGAEALKTRKQRKHVRQYQLRIARKQIGLWLLPLIELRDHIDSELDSHIIDSDDPIIDPFLYGTESKLSELLILLNQRLHQTLQNNRYSSRYAYHPELLSVLKIQLKWILEQLSSPQAAPNDYGDHKVNHDEQEQYIHLSSLRVEDANAMSCPYLCGAPSLTSIWGFVHNYQRQLNQSLDGAATFEFESFAVFIRNENINMTAKLTEPSVLAAKRTLSHAKRPTIIATNLVDIEFDMVIKVRSVGRLSDYGRQLKTSLPTIFSGGALFQPRLDSADNWLCCYQKQSDVFYRIKSLPAYGVWLVPSDLQPTRFSELASILAQDDSLIPISNGYHFLEQPTLRSNSLTSLHAYAENTLGVAKRLNPIDVRFSAKDHFFKQAFWTQHNYSASILIPKA; encoded by the coding sequence ATGACAAAGTTAAGTGAATTGATCGCAATTGAAAACCTAACCGATAGGCAAGCGGCATTAAAAAAAGCCTTTATGCCATATTCTGATCTTGTCGAGGTTGATGGTAACGAACGAGACGCCTTGCGAGTTCTGGTGAATTTATCTTTAACTAAACCGGAATGTAAAAATTGGTTAGATAAAGAACGCGCGAAACAATATTTATCGAACCCTGAAAATATCTCGATCGGCTGTGATGAAGTAAAGTGGATGCATACTCATAACCTTAAATTTCCAGATTGCAGAGTTGCAAAACAACGTTTACTGGCGGAACCACTGATTTGCGATGAATCTTTCATTTCAAGTACCAGTGTAATGAGTTCTTTGGGGTGGTCGCATAACTCAGCGGTGTATAAACACACGATTTGGCTTTTGAATGAGTTTATGTGGCAAGGCAATCCTACTAATATTCTTTGCTTCATTGCCCAGCAAGATGAATTTTGGCTCAAAGTATTAAAGTCTTGTGGGCTTAAAGTTGCGGCATTTAAAGCACTAAAAAATGCAATTGAAAAAGACTTACCGACTTCAACGCTGCCAAATAGGGTAGATCCGTTTAGCAAGCAAGTTCGGTTTCCATGGAATAACGACTACCTCTCTATTACGCCAGTTGTCAGCCATGTGATGCAAGTCGAACTAGAACGAATGTCGCGTCAATCAGGTCGAACATTGAAGTTTACAACCATGTATTTCCCTAATTCACCCAGCATTGGTAACTTGTGTGGTTCGCTGGGTGGAAATATGAAAGTCTTGCATTATCCGATTGAGGTTCAAGCCAGTAAAAAACGCACATTTTCTTCGAGTAAAAATCAAACTCAATGTTTTTTCGATGATTATCAATTAACCAATGCTAAATTTTGTAAAGTGCTTAGTCATTTATGTGGTGCGGAGGCGCTTAAAACAAGGAAGCAACGAAAACATGTTAGGCAATATCAACTTCGTATTGCTCGTAAGCAGATTGGGTTGTGGTTATTACCGTTAATTGAATTAAGAGATCATATTGATTCGGAGTTAGATAGCCACATTATTGACAGTGACGATCCTATCATCGACCCATTTTTATATGGTACAGAATCAAAATTATCGGAATTATTAATACTACTTAATCAACGTTTACACCAAACGCTACAAAATAATCGATATTCCAGCAGGTATGCTTACCACCCAGAGCTGCTTTCGGTATTAAAAATTCAATTGAAATGGATACTAGAACAACTAAGTTCGCCACAAGCTGCGCCGAATGATTATGGTGATCATAAGGTCAATCATGACGAGCAAGAACAATATATCCATTTAAGTTCATTACGTGTTGAAGATGCCAATGCAATGAGCTGTCCGTATTTATGTGGAGCGCCATCACTGACGTCGATTTGGGGATTTGTTCATAATTACCAACGGCAATTAAATCAATCGTTAGATGGTGCTGCTACGTTTGAATTTGAAAGCTTCGCGGTGTTTATTCGCAATGAAAATATCAATATGACGGCCAAGTTAACTGAGCCGAGTGTGTTAGCGGCAAAACGCACCTTATCTCACGCAAAAAGACCGACTATCATCGCAACTAACCTTGTCGATATTGAGTTTGATATGGTGATAAAGGTAAGAAGTGTTGGGCGCTTGTCTGATTATGGGCGTCAGTTAAAAACATCATTACCCACAATATTTTCGGGAGGTGCGTTATTCCAACCTCGATTAGATTCAGCTGATAATTGGCTTTGTTGTTATCAAAAGCAAAGTGATGTGTTTTATCGAATAAAATCATTACCTGCTTATGGCGTATGGTTAGTCCCGTCGGATCTCCAACCAACCCGTTTTTCTGAGTTAGCATCAATACTTGCACAAGATGATTCACTCATACCGATTTCTAATGGATATCATTTTCTTGAACAACCGACACTCAGATCGAATTCATTAACGTCACTTCATGCCTATGCCGAAAATACATTAGGTGTAGCAAAGCGACTAAATCCGATTGATGTTCGTTTTAGTGCGAAGGATCACTTTTTTAAGCAAGCATTTTGGACGCAACATAATTATTCAGCATCTATTCTTATTCCAAAGGCATGA
- the csy3 gene encoding type I-F CRISPR-associated protein Csy3 has product MKLCKQLNYVRSLSSGKACFFFLDNDQKMQPISIDRTRLRGSKGDYSQAYSGDLKRKNVAPHELAQGNIHFIEECYVPPTVNEIYCAFSLRIKANSLKPEVCSDEEVRVTLTHLAMLYAENGGYEELAQRYAKNILLGTWLWRNRESRGVRIEVLNSEQTSFVIENALKLSWHGSWDKKSTTVLNKLTHYLTQALTSSQDYFYMDIKATISVGWGDEVFPSQEFLDQKENGKPTKRLSTVCLPDELETVAFHAQKVGAAIQCIDDWWQDDADKPLRVNEYGADREYVIARRHSSLNTDFYYLISQAEHWIDVLNQSKTIPDEVHFIMSVLVKGGLFNSSKDSQ; this is encoded by the coding sequence ATGAAGTTATGTAAGCAGCTTAATTATGTAAGGTCACTCAGTTCAGGAAAGGCATGTTTCTTCTTTCTCGATAATGACCAAAAAATGCAGCCCATCAGTATTGATAGGACTCGATTAAGAGGTTCTAAAGGTGATTATTCGCAAGCATACTCTGGCGATTTGAAACGTAAAAATGTGGCACCACATGAATTGGCGCAAGGTAATATCCATTTTATAGAAGAATGTTACGTACCACCCACCGTTAACGAGATTTATTGTGCATTTTCACTGCGAATTAAAGCTAATTCATTAAAGCCTGAGGTCTGTTCCGATGAGGAAGTGAGAGTGACATTAACTCATTTGGCAATGTTATATGCTGAAAACGGCGGCTATGAAGAACTCGCACAGCGTTATGCCAAGAACATCCTATTAGGAACGTGGTTATGGCGAAATAGAGAAAGTCGAGGTGTGAGGATTGAAGTGCTTAACAGCGAGCAAACGTCCTTTGTGATTGAAAATGCTTTAAAACTGAGTTGGCACGGTTCGTGGGATAAAAAATCGACAACGGTTTTGAATAAACTAACCCATTATCTAACTCAAGCACTAACCAGTTCACAAGATTATTTTTATATGGATATCAAAGCGACCATTAGTGTGGGCTGGGGTGATGAAGTATTCCCAAGCCAAGAATTCTTGGATCAAAAAGAAAATGGTAAGCCAACAAAGCGACTGTCTACCGTATGTCTTCCAGATGAACTTGAAACGGTAGCATTTCATGCACAAAAAGTTGGGGCAGCCATTCAATGCATTGATGATTGGTGGCAAGACGATGCAGATAAACCCTTAAGAGTGAATGAGTATGGAGCCGATCGAGAGTATGTGATCGCTAGGCGGCATTCGAGTTTGAATACGGATTTCTATTATTTAATAAGCCAAGCTGAGCACTGGATTGATGTGTTAAATCAGTCAAAAACAATACCAGATGAAGTGCATTTTATTATGTCGGTATTAGTCAAAGGTGGGTTATTCAATAGTAGTAAGGACTCTCAATGA
- the cas6f gene encoding type I-F CRISPR-associated endoribonuclease Cas6/Csy4, producing MTQRYYFIVKFLLEDVDAGLLAGRCISTLHGFINNNLTGKNQVGVSFPLWSDDTLGNAVAFVADDKELLIGLSFQPYFSLMKSEELFDLSPVVPVPTDLPEIRFVRNQTIGKSFLGSKRRRMKRAQSRAETMGKLITPQPNEEREFELFHRVPLTSKSTGEEMMLHVQKQSNVEVVDTNFNAYGLATNQAWKGTVPDLKNAML from the coding sequence ATGACGCAACGGTATTATTTCATTGTTAAATTCTTACTGGAGGATGTGGATGCTGGTTTACTCGCCGGTCGTTGTATCTCAACGCTGCATGGTTTTATCAACAATAACCTTACCGGTAAAAATCAAGTGGGCGTGAGCTTTCCTTTATGGAGTGATGATACTCTAGGAAATGCAGTTGCTTTTGTGGCAGACGATAAAGAACTGTTGATTGGTTTGTCGTTTCAGCCTTATTTTTCATTGATGAAAAGCGAAGAACTGTTTGACCTCTCACCCGTGGTACCAGTCCCTACTGATTTGCCTGAAATCAGATTTGTTCGAAATCAAACTATTGGGAAAAGTTTTCTTGGGTCAAAGCGCCGCAGAATGAAGCGTGCTCAATCAAGGGCTGAAACTATGGGGAAATTGATAACACCGCAACCGAATGAAGAACGAGAATTTGAATTATTCCATCGAGTACCATTAACCAGTAAATCTACCGGCGAAGAGATGATGCTTCATGTGCAAAAGCAAAGTAATGTTGAAGTGGTGGATACTAATTTTAATGCTTATGGCCTAGCAACTAATCAAGCTTGGAAAGGAACAGTACCAGACCTGAAGAACGCAATGTTGTAA
- a CDS encoding LexA family protein, whose amino-acid sequence MKVIPISAGAGITGFESPAAEYSQLSLSLDDLLVDHPSSTFLCKACGDSMQNVGIFSQDILIVDRHEVAKNLDVVVANFNGEFVCKIIDMKNRLLLSANEKIQPVAVFDYDQFSIEGVVVRSIRCHRPSYLLAS is encoded by the coding sequence ATGAAAGTCATTCCTATTTCCGCCGGTGCCGGTATCACAGGCTTTGAGTCGCCAGCTGCAGAGTATTCTCAATTGAGTTTATCGCTTGATGATTTGTTAGTTGATCACCCAAGTTCAACCTTTCTGTGCAAAGCTTGTGGTGACTCGATGCAAAATGTCGGCATCTTTAGTCAGGATATTTTGATCGTGGATCGCCATGAAGTGGCCAAGAATCTAGATGTGGTCGTGGCCAATTTTAATGGTGAATTTGTGTGCAAAATCATTGATATGAAAAATCGACTATTGCTGTCGGCGAATGAAAAAATTCAACCGGTGGCGGTGTTCGATTACGATCAATTTTCGATTGAAGGCGTGGTCGTGCGCTCGATCCGCTGTCATCGTCCAAGTTATTTACTCGCGAGCTAA
- a CDS encoding Y-family DNA polymerase, with protein MFALVDANAFYCSAEQVFRPDLRGKPLVVLSNNDGCIVAANRQAKELGIPKFAPFFKVRELCEKQGVIALSSNYELYADLSAKMMAVIGRFAPVQHIYSIDESFLSLRHCHQAIPCLLTHGALIRRAVWKECRLPVCVGMGETLTLAKLANHAAKKIEGYQGVCILNNETARQQVLKSVDVSEVWGIGRRLSAKLKVMKVHTAWDLSRLEPAVAQRQFNVEVERIVYLHSLQQALSKHTAIAAYKARQQHSLCKVLMCFAASSPYDVKPVSHKMVHSFAYPTSDTTVLTHTVMAMAKAMFQQGERYYKIGVGLLDLVEGKHAQIDFLNPKPDDPRLMAVFDGLNQRYGTDSVFLAAQGIEHKWAMRRERLSPQYTTKWGDLPVVRC; from the coding sequence ATGTTTGCGCTGGTCGATGCCAATGCCTTTTATTGCAGCGCCGAGCAGGTGTTTCGTCCTGATCTGCGTGGCAAGCCTTTGGTGGTGCTATCTAATAATGATGGCTGCATTGTGGCGGCCAATCGACAAGCCAAAGAACTCGGCATTCCTAAGTTTGCCCCTTTTTTTAAAGTGCGCGAGTTATGTGAAAAGCAAGGGGTGATCGCCTTATCGTCTAATTATGAACTGTATGCGGATCTCTCGGCCAAAATGATGGCGGTGATCGGACGCTTTGCTCCTGTTCAGCATATTTACTCGATTGATGAATCATTCTTATCTTTGAGACACTGTCACCAAGCCATCCCTTGTTTACTAACTCATGGCGCACTGATCCGTCGCGCGGTGTGGAAAGAGTGTCGTTTGCCGGTGTGCGTTGGGATGGGAGAAACCCTTACGTTGGCCAAGCTTGCCAACCATGCCGCCAAGAAAATCGAAGGCTATCAAGGGGTGTGCATTCTCAATAATGAGACAGCGCGACAACAGGTATTAAAATCGGTCGATGTGAGTGAGGTGTGGGGGATTGGGCGACGATTGAGTGCCAAATTAAAAGTGATGAAAGTACATACGGCGTGGGATTTATCTCGCCTTGAACCGGCTGTCGCGCAGCGCCAATTTAACGTTGAAGTTGAGCGGATCGTCTATTTGCATTCATTACAACAAGCACTTAGCAAGCATACCGCCATTGCGGCCTATAAAGCACGGCAACAACACAGTTTATGCAAGGTGTTGATGTGTTTTGCAGCCAGCTCTCCTTATGATGTCAAGCCGGTATCACATAAAATGGTGCATTCCTTTGCGTATCCCACCTCTGATACCACCGTGCTCACTCATACGGTCATGGCAATGGCGAAAGCAATGTTTCAGCAAGGTGAGCGTTATTACAAAATAGGGGTTGGATTGTTAGATTTAGTGGAAGGTAAGCACGCTCAGATTGATTTTTTGAATCCAAAGCCCGACGACCCTCGCTTAATGGCGGTGTTTGATGGATTAAATCAACGTTATGGAACCGACAGCGTCTTTTTGGCAGCGCAAGGGATTGAGCATAAATGGGCAATGAGGCGAGAAAGGTTGTCGCCTCAATATACGACTAAGTGGGGGGATCTGCCGGTAGTGAGGTGTTGA